The genomic segment caatttctcacaaatcattcattgagtcattttgtcaaacacttggaggtcatggacttgtacatgattgagaacacatggtaacatttcatgatttcactattctattcacatggacattctatcaaacgcTTGGGGaacataattaatgcacatgataatgaacaacacataagcatcatgactacaacttaaacttgtaaattcaagggttttgacatgaaagattcataattaaacacacatgctaacataattttatgGAACACATAAAAGATCTCAATTTGAAGTCCATACAACAACTCAAACATAAGcataattaaattcataacatggaaatcataattcaactttttcaaaggtttcttgaactccaagggtggaagaaaacccaagaaTGAATACCAAACATACCTCGATTATTGATTTCATGGGAATTATGGTGAATTCtttgaacttgatcttgagcttgatgaaactatggcttgttattgagaggattttgttATTATAAAATGTATTTTGCCCCTTTGGAtccttaatttcgtgttttagctgaattgggtgacgggaaaaggacctaaatacCCTCACAAACCAATAATTAAGTGACCAAActgaattgggtgaggggaaaaaCATCTATCACCGACGCATCGTGTTGATGGGTGCAATTAGATAGCCAACGCGATGCGTCAATATCGCATTAGGTTGCTTTTTTGGCCATCCAAACACGACTCAAAGaaagtccaaaaattccaaaactcacccaatatgacctattgatatccccgatcatgaattaatttttaaaaaattgacattctaagttCGGAAAGAAAGGAAATGATgccattgaaatatcaaggccaaaaaatgagactaagtgtcaacacttagctgaatttttctaagtcagGGCCTCTTTTGACATGCTATATAGGACTTAAATGACTAGGATTTTGTGGGGACTTAtagtatctcccctttggaacattcgtcctcaaataagaatGACTGAACTGAGAGGAACTGATGAACTATACTTACACTGATAttcataactgaagcatgactaaatTTCGAAGACGTGACTCATGACTGAAcagtttcatgaatgcatgaatgttATGTAGCTGTAACAgagcatggaatagagtaaatctaaAAAAGTCTATTAACTTAGTTTGAGTTTGTGTTTGctgagaagaggtgaggatatgtGTTTCGGATGTCTTCTTTAGTTTCCTAAGTAGCTATCTCAACgtactgatttcgccaaagaactttgaccaaagaaacttcttttttccttagtgtGTGAATCTtacgatcaaggattttgactgtgccattctcataagaaagactattcttAATATCTACACTGTCTACAggtactacaactgctgggtcactaatgcacttctttagcaaggagacgtgaaacactgggtgcactgatgctaagcctacaggtaactcaagctcataagtcACCTaaccaaaatgactgagaatcctaTAAgaaccaacatatcggggactaagcttccccttcttacaaaaccTCTTCACCCCATCATGGGAGAGATTTATAAATGCACATAATCACTAATCCcaaattcaaaatctttcctTCTCACATATGCATAAGATTTATGTTGGCTCTAGGCTATCTTAAGCTGCTCTCTGATCAACTATACTTTCTCTAAATCAtaaaacaccaagttaggccccaCTACCGTGGCCTTACCTACTGTAAACCAAccatgggagatctatatctcctcctataaagatcctcaaatggagccatctgaatattggaatgatagttgttattctAAGCCAACCATAgtagatctatatctcctccttaTAGTTGACTACATATGCTCTTAATAGATCCTCAAGTGTTCGAACGGTCATTTCTGCTATACCaactgtttgaggatgaaaggttgtactgagaagaactcgggtaccaagacccttctgaaaatctttacaaaaataatatgtgaaatacgtatctctatctaaaatgatggacaatgggacacCATACAACCTAACCACCTCTTTAATATAGAGTCTAACATAGTCGTTGATTGGATAAGAGGTACGAAGGATAAAAGGTACGAACTATCAAGaaatgggttaatttggtcatcctatctacaatgacccaaatcaaatcgtgCTACTGATGATTACTAGGTAAACCCGTCATGAAATCAATGTTCatttcctcccacttctaagtgggaatactgaactcctgtatagacctactaggcttctgatgttcaatattaacttgttgacacatggagcacttagctacaaactctgtaatatctttcttcatcccactccactaatagacttcctgcaagtcatggtacatcttagtggcccctagatgaatagagtagtgcacaccatgcgcttttgGAGGAATCTTCTGTCCCACGCCATCAACATatagaacacataatctaccatgacaacgcaacacaccatctcccccttgggagaaaacctatacctTCTGTtctctgattgactctttcagcttaattAAATTGGGGTCCCTGCCCTTCTTTTATTTTGcttcagaaaacaaagatgatttcgaactattctgcacccaaacactaaCCTCAGCCGAGTCAACCAAacggacacctagtcaggcaagctgatgaacttcctgcactaacttcttattaccatactcaatgtgagcaacactacccatacacaATATACTGAGAGCGTTATCCACTACATTTGCCTTGCATgggtgatacagaacactcatgtcataatgtttcaacaactctaactaccttctccgATGCAAGTTCAAGTCTTTCTGGGAAAGtatatactgcaagcttttgtggtctatgaacacatccacatgcactatataaaaatagtgcctccaaatcgtTAAGggaaacacaacagctgctaactctggatcatgggtgggataatttttttcatgggtcttaatctatctagaggcataggccaaaaccttacccttctacatcgaaacacaccccaaaccaactatggaagcatcacaatacagaACAAACCTATTTGAAACATCGATTAAAGctaaaactggggttgtagtgagttgtcttcaacttctgaaaaattttctcacaagaatctgaccactagaatttcactttcttctaagtcaattaaGACATGAGGGATGAAATAGACGAAAATCTGTTAACAAACCATCGTtgatagctagccaaacccaagaaacttctgatatctaatTGAGAGATGAGTATAAGCCAATTTCTCAcagcttcaatcttttgaggatcaactttaattccatcaccagaaactatatgaccacggaaagctactaaccttatacaaaatttgcatttattgaatttggcaaataaccgATAGGCTCGGAGAGTCTATAATACAATTCGAAGATGGTCTATGTGATCATGTTTACTGCAGGAGTAgaaaaggatgtcatctataaagactatgatgaacatgtccaagtacttcttgaacatatggttcataaagtctatgaaagatactagggcattggtaagacaaaatgacatgactaggaattcgaagtgaccataccaagttctgaaagttgttttcagaatgtcacattctctgactctgagctgatgatagactgatttgaggtctatcttagcaAAGTAagtggcaccctaaagttggtcaaaaaattcatcgattctaggatgtggatacttgttctttacagtgactttgttcaactaatggtagtcaatacacattctaagagaaccatctttattacgcatgaatagaactggtgtgccctATGGGGTGatgctgggcctaatgaatcccttatctaggagatccttcaatttttcCTTCAACTCTTTTAGTTTAGTTGGAGTAATTCTGTATGGCGGACTTGAAATGGGTTGAGTGTCTggaggtctatttcaaagtcaatttccctttcaggaggaactccaagaagatcttcgggaaacacatcttgAAATTCATTTGCAACTAGAACTAACTCAAGGTTAGCAATCTCAGAACTAGAGTATTTGACTCACATCAGATGATAGGCACagctttggatatcatttttctcactgtAAGCTATGAAACAACCTGACCCTTAAGCACTtaatactacccctccactcgTAGACTGGTTTATTTGAGAACTGGAAATGGACAACTTTGTTTCTACAATTAACTGAAGCATAGTATCAATGGATCcaaatgatgtcaaaatccatcatctctgtgccaattcatgattagggaggtcaaAATTACATGTCGGGTGAGTTTTTGAACTTTCGAACAAACATAGGGGCAAGTTTGGAAGACAAAAATAATAGCACCACTGGGATAGGCCCACGGTGCCCGGTTTAGTCCACTGGGATAGAGCCCACGATGACCCAACTGGTCCATCAGACAGGAGCTCGTTGATCAAGTCTTACTTTGTTGGTCTAGAGCCCGCATCCCCTGGTGCCTTCTTTTGACATTTTTGATTTGAAATGCCCAATGGGATTTTGGGTCATTTCAGCTCATCCTATTTCATCCATAACACAAATTGAGGCTTCCCAAGGggtattattttcctcttttactCAAATTGCTCCCAAGCAAACCCTTCCCAAGAAATAAAATCCTAAATACTTTTTCCCAAGGATACAAAGATTCAAGTTTTCTTCACAaatcaagaagcttaaggtaCATGGGGccatcctaaatctcatgggcataggttTTACGATTTTTACAAGTGTTATATTGACATATGTATGTACGTGTAATGAGTTTTGGGAAATTGTTTTAAGAGCATGCATAATGGAACCAATTCGATGAAAATATGTATTTGACATGGGGGTTTGCCATAATCTTGATTATAACAtcgtgcatatgtgatttgagtttgaaaaatgatttgtgAATTTGACTTACGAAATTCCTTTCtgcatgatgaaatttatggtccTTGCTTGTCAtaaattttgaattgttttgagagcatgaattaaaatCCCCTTTTTGATCATGACATTTATGTATAACCAATGTTGTGGCTGTTTTATGAATGATGACAACTCGAGTTTAAATGTCTCTTTAACCACTATGCATTGTTGTTTGTACGCTTTTAAAAGGGGTATGTCTTATGCTAAAGACTTTTTTGTCTTAATTAAAAGAAATGCATGCGTCGAATAAATGAATTGGCCACCATGTATTAAAGATTTGCAAAGAGAGTATGTTGCATGAGTTAACATATGCCTTAGAAAATAAAAACTCTTGTGTGATTTGAtaaaatcttttgggtggtcataTGCTTGTTTTCTAATAAGAATGGCAGATAAGATatggtatgatatgaatgacttacaAGTATGGGTATGATgggtatgatatgaatgacttacaAGTATGGGTATGATGATGCCCTGTGATGAGATTCTCTTAACAATATAAGGACTAAATGTTTTCGAGCATCAAGCTTGAtttttaaaagactaaaattgggcttaaagagagttagatgattacccGAAGAAGGTATTTGAGTGAAAGGGGTTATTGCCAAAAACCGTGTTTTACCGATGCGggaattatgatatgttatcctACCTCTGgttattgaccccctatattttaggttatGCGATATAGTCCaatggtccatcacatcagtatTATACTTGGGATATGTAAGAAATGGGTGACCTATCCACCTTTCAAGAGGCGTTTACTTATATGTTGAGTCTTTCAATATATGGTCCAATCGGGGGCTTTGTCCAGGTATAGATAGTTAGTTTTCATTAGAGGTTTAATAGACGAGAGTTGAGTATTGTTTGTATTGTCATAATTTTCTTGACACAACTTGGATTATGATGAATCTCCATTTAATATTGTTATATCTTCTgcactttgatttatttatgaattattctTATGATTAAGTACTAAGGGGTCTCTCGgtcttcatggttcgggataccTATTACGGCTAGGGCGTCCGCTCTGGATGTGACACCAATTATGCAGAAAATACAGATGTCCAAAATTTAGTGAAGCACGGTACTTAGTTAGCTACAAGTTACTGTTAGACAGTTAGAAAAGTAGTTCAATATATGTTTGCCAAGCTAAACTCGcgttttctaaaaaaaatggattgaaaaatgaaaataaaaaaattaaagtatacTTAATTCATAAACatacaacaaatataaaaaaaaaaaacaaagaaaacgtCACCTCATCTTACTATTAAGGTAATCCTAGAAGTCTTAATAAagagttaaattattattttttttttttacaaaaacacACTTTCAAACTAGTTAATCTTAAAAATCTGTCCATATAGGCAATTAACAAACGTTTAGTCACGTAACGCCCCTAGGTATTTAGTTGGCTAAATGAGGTTAAAAACAAACCCACATGACCCCTAGATTGAACGTAGAATGCCTTAGAATGCTTCCGAATCCATTGAGGAAATTTTAGGCAATGAAAAGTGGTCGAGCATCTCGAGGGGACCATCGCGCGATGGCCCCACGCTGCAAGGGATACCGCAAGGGGCTACTGTCTGGCCCGCACGGTGCGCTCTTGCCACCAGGGGGCTGCCCCGAGATGGGCCCCGTGCCGCGACCCCATCCCCCGTCGGTCATTATTTTAAAGGCTATTCGGGGTTATTTGGGTCCTTTCACACCTAATAAACCATCCTAATTTCAGTTAATacgttgataagccatcaagagaAAATCATTCAAGAGAGTTGGTTCTTCTCTTCTCCTCTAAAAAGAAACTAGAAGGAAAAGGCAAGGGTTTCAAAGCTTAGGGTTCAAATCTTCTTATCTTCTTTAAAGATTCCCATCAAAAGGCATGTTGAACATTCTCTACATTAACTACTATCCTAAAGTGTGAATTTTACTGTGGTTATGcatattttattgatgttttaaagtTGACATTCAGAATTTTCATTACAAACATTAAACATTTATTTTACCTCCTCCTTAGAAATTATTTCTAACCACTCGTAAAGGGCATtgtgattttaaaaaaatgattggAAGGATGCGtttcattatataaattttgaaatgttgaatattatgatgtttgtAACTACTACTTTCAAGTGCTTTGAAGAGGCTTTGAGTTAAAATGATGAATACAGATGACACCCTATCTGTTTGAATCATCGAAAGTGTTGTACTTTgcttattttgatatatttatgcaAACCTAATGATGAATATGTTTATCTTTTTGAATTATTGGGTTAAAGAGTCGATAATGTTTTATGATAATGTTTTTTTGGCATGAAATGAATGACTTGCAACTCTTTCTTGGCATGaaatgaatgacttgcaagtcttgggcGGTGCTAAAGCTAAATCATACTCCATCTCACCAATTGTGCGGGAATCTCAAAGGGAACAACATATTAAGGACTCAGCTTACCCTTCCTTCCGAACGTCATTATACCCTTTATGAGCAAAACACGGAGGAATACACTattaccaactccaaatcttaaggaACTAAGCCGACGatctgcataggccttctgcctaatCAAAGATACTCTCAACCTCTCCttaatcaccctgactctatccaaaaAGTCGTGAACCAAATCCTTACCACTAGGCCTAACCTTAGAACTCTCAAAACAACTGACCGGAGAGCGACATTTCCTACCATACAAACTCTCATAAggcgccatctcaatacttgaatgatagttgttggtatatgcaaactctgccaatgCTAATGTTGATCCCAGTGTCCTTCAAATTTCATGACACaagcttggagcatatcctcgagCACCTAAATAATCCTTTCGGACTAACTATTAaatccacttgagtacccaactcctacTGGAATGCTTTCAAAAACCATGAAGTAAACACAAAACCAcggtctgaaatgatagaaataggcaccctaTGCATACAAACTATCTCCCAAATAGAGAAATGGGCTAATCTCTCAGACCGAAGGctatctgaataggaatgaaatgtgatgacttggtcaaatgatccacaataacccaaatagcaTCAAAACTACaggaagtatgaggcaaaccactaatgaagtccatagtaatTCGTTCCCATTGCCACTTGGTAATGGGAAACCTCTGAATCACTCTACTAGGATGCTGATGCTTgcccttaacctgctgacaacataggagataagctacaaagtctgccatatctcCTTTCATACCTTCCCACTAATAATGttatctcaaatctctatacatctttgtTATGCCAGGataaatggaatatctagagATATGAACCTCATGTAAAATCCACTTAATCACATTGCCAACCTAAAGAACACAAATATGGCCCTAAAATTGTAAAATACCATCAGACTTAATGTTATGCCTCTTGGACGCACCACTCATCACCTGATCATGAAGTAGGCAAAGCTTTCTGTCCTCATACTAACGATCATGAACCTACTCAAATATGGAGGACCTCACTTCCACACAAGCTAAAATCTTTGTAGGATCTGAAAGAAAAACATGAAGCATCAAATTGACAAAGGAAGGAATGTCCCATGTCGTAGGCCTCTGACAAACTGATATGCAAGCCAAGCTTACCATACTCACTGCCTTACGAATTaaggcatcagctaccatatttggcttagccggatgatacaagatggaaatatcatagtccttgcaCAACTCCATCCATTTGCGGTGTCTAACATTAAGCTCAtgctgggtcataagatgctaaaggCTGCAATGATCAgtaaaaatctcacaatgcacactaTACAAGttgtgcctccaaatcttaagcacgaAAACTACTGCCACCAACTCCAAATGAGGAGTGGGATATTTATGCTCCTATACCTTAAGATATCTAGAAGTATAGGCAATGACATGACTCcgttgcatcaaaatacaaccaagacaAATACTAGAAGTGTCGTaaaacatggtgaatccctcaccctcaatataAAGAGCTAACAACGGAGCTGAAGTGGGGAAATCCTAAGCTTcccaaagctcgactcacactcctcTAACCATTGGAAAAGAActtccttctgagtcaatctcgACATAGGGGTGAAATAGTCGCAAAGCGCCCAACAAAGCATCTGTAATAACCgaccaaacaaatatatatatacacacacatacatacatattgaGGACCTCTATTAGAGACGTTGGTTTAGCCGAATCAGGAATCACCTTAATCATAGAtgagtctaccataataccaaccttagacaccacatgcctaAGTAATGTCACTAAttcaagacaaaactcacacttagagaactttgaaaaaagcatatgatctctcaaagtctggagcacaactCTCAAATGTTGTGCATGCTCCACACTACTCCTCGaataaacaaaaatgtcatcaatgaacacaataacaaaatagTATAGATATGGcctgaacacatagttcatcaaatccatgaacgcggcaagggcattggtcaacccaaaagacataactaagaactcataatgaccataaagGGTCGTAAAAGCTGTTTTTGGGATATCTTCAACTCGAAACCTCAATGGAATATAACcagatctcaagtcaatcttataAAAAACTATCGCACCCTAAAGTTGTCAAGCAAATTATCAATGTGAGGCAtcggataatggttcttcaccatcaccttaatCAGCTGCCTATAAGCGATACACATACAAAttgagccatctttcttcttcagaAACAATACAAGAGTTCTCTACAgggacacacttggtctaatgaaGCCCTTGCCAAGATGATCCTGAAGCTGAGagttcaactccttaagctcggcagGATCCATATAATAAGGTTCCAAAGAAATAGATTAGGTTCTAGGCTCGAGcccaatagaaaactcaatctcacagaCAGGGGGAATACCAAGTAGGTTGGTAGGGAACACATAAGGAAACTCACAAATGACAAGGTTAGAGTAAAGCGGCAGACTTTCCACACAAGGATCACAAATATAAGCTAGATAAGACTTATAGCCCCAGGAGATAAGTATCCTATCATagacataaaaaataattcccGTCGATTCGCAGCTAATTGCTCTCTGCCAAACTACGAAGGGTACatcgggcatggctaaggtaacggtcttggaaaaataatccatgaccacatCATAGTGGGATAGCCAGTTCATGCCTAGAATAACAGCAAAATCCAGCATATCCAAGATAATAAGGCCAGCATAAGTATATGCATCACTAACTATCATgacacatgatctgaatactaGATCCACTACAAAGAAATCAGCTATGAGAGTTGATACATGCAATCGCATAAAATAAATCACTAGTTAACTCCAACTGTGGTACATAATAGGacgatatataagaataagtgatCTGGGATCAAATAAAAAAAGAGCCAACTAGTAGCACATAAAAATTATACCTGTAACCACAACTTTCAAATTCTTATCCTCGGTCCTAGAAGGTACCACATATAAATTACCACGCCCACCACCTGGCTTGGCACCTGACTAACCTTTTGTCTTAAATTTCTGACTACAACCTCGAGCACCATGATAACCACCCCTGTGACCATAAGAACTACTTCTACCTGAGGGATGACTTGCTCTAATAGGGGAACCACGCTGGGATGAAGTAACCATCACCCCATGACTAGTGAACTTTTTTCAAATAGTGAC from the Capsicum annuum cultivar UCD-10X-F1 chromosome 9, UCD10Xv1.1, whole genome shotgun sequence genome contains:
- the LOC107853752 gene encoding uncharacterized protein LOC107853752 — translated: MAPYESLYGRKCRSPVSCFESSKVRPSGKDLVHDFLDRVRVIKERLRVSLIRQKAYADRRLSSLRFGVGNSVFLRVLLIKGIMTFGRKGWMQCLGSSLALCSNDGMRVKLGIYEIVIVDTLLYALNRLFILYDDYGML